ACGGAGCTGCCGGTGAGCCGGCGCCCCACGAACCCGCACACCTCGGCGCTGGAGGCGTCCATCCACTGACCGTCGTCGAGCAACAGCAGCAGCGGCTGCTCCGACGCCGCCAAGGACAGCAGGTCGAGGACGGCGATGCCGAGGGACATGACCGACGGTGCCTTGCCCTCGCGCAGCCTGAAGACGACGTCGAAGACGGCACGGTGGGCTTCGTCGAGCCCGGCCGAGTGGGGCAGCAGCGAGTACAGCAGCTGGTGCAGGCCGGCGAAGGGCAGCTCCGCCTCCGCCTCGACCCCGGCGGCGCGAATCACCCGGTGGTTCTCCGGGGCGGCGAGGCCGGCCACGTAGTCGAGCAGGGCGCTCTTGCCGACCCCGGTCTCGCCCCTGAGGATGAGGGCCTGCCCCCCGGTGGCCGTCATGAACGCGGACAGTTCCCCTTGGACGTCATCCCGGCCCGCCATTGTCGAGACGAGCGACTCCACGCTTCCCTCACTCCTTCAGGTAGGGCCGATCAGGCCCGATCCGCGAGCGCCGCCGCCGTCTGTTCGACGAGGTCGACGCCTTCCTGCAGCGCGCCACCGACGAGGGCCTGCTGCGCTCCGACCCGCCCGGCTGGGTGACCGGGGTCCTGCCACCGCTGATGGAACACGCCGCCGAGGACCTGTCCGAGCTGAGCGCCGCACAGGCCGCCGACGTCGTGGTCGACACACTGCTGCGAGGCGTCGGCACCCCGCAGGCGCGCTGACCCTGCGCGGTGGTGGGCGTGCAGGGCCCGCGACAGGCGGTCTTGACGGCAGTGATCATGGATCTCCTTCGCGTACGATGCGGCCGGGCAGGCTCGACCTCAGGCAAGCCCGCCCCGGTGCGACCCTAGGCACCGCCTGCATGCGAACGGTTGACGACGCGTATACACGCCATGGCAGGGCCGCTCAGGAGTGGCCGCAGCACTTCCCGCCCCCGACGTTGACAGTGTGCGTGCCCGGCGACAGCGGGGTCGTGACGGCGGTGTTCATGTGTCTCCCTTGGACGCCTGTGTTATGGGGTGTGCTGTTGTGCGAGGCCGCCGCAGGCGAAGCCCGCCTCGCGCGCGGGATCGAGCTCGATCTGGCCGAGGTTGGTGGTCTCCATGGGCCTTCGGAGGGTCTCCAGCTTGTCGCAGTCGTACAGGACGTACGTGCCGTCGCTCTCGCCCAGCAGCATCATCCAGCGGCCGTCGTAGAGCGGCTTGTCGTCCTCGGCGCTCTTGACCACCGCCCACTGATCCTGGAAGCCCACGGCGTTCAGCAGTTCGTTGGACTGGCCGCTGTTCTGGACGTCGATCGCGCCCTCGACGAGCCCCAGGATGAGCAGGAAGCCCAGGCCGACCCCGGTCAGGCCGCCGACGAGCACCTTCGTCCCGGCGCGCCCGACCGGCTTGTGACGCAATAGCCGGAACGGGATCAGGAAGGCCAGCACGCCGAGCCCCACCGCGATGACGACCATGATGAACAGGTCCAAATCGCCGAAGAGGTTGAAGAGGCCCCAGTACGTAGCCCCGCACCACAGTGCCGCCAGCGCTGCGGCGATCCAAGGCTGCTCCCTGATCCTCCGGACGAGCCTGCCCGCCGCACCCCGGGTCATCCTGTCGGCCAGCCAGCCCAGGCCGACGAAGACGCCGAGCAGCGGGACGGCGACCAGCAGGAGCAGGACCAGGGTGCTCGTCATACGGCCGAGCAGGACTGCCTGATCGACGCCCACCTGCTGCGGGTTGACGCCGAAGACGGCGTACATCTGCTCGATGCCGATGTAGAGGACCGCGTAGAGCGCCACCGCGATCGGCACGACGACGGATCCGATGCGTTCGAGCAGTTCCAGGACACCGCCACCGTCCTCCCGCGTCACGGGGGTGTGGTCATCCGGAAATGCCGGTGTCTGCGGCGGTTCGAGAGATATCGGGTGACTCGACATGGCGTACGACCATAGGCGCCGCCTGCATGCGAAACGTTGACGACGCGTATACGCCGTGGCCGGGCAGGCAGGCAGGCCGCCGCACGTACAGCATGCGAAGTCCGTCAACCGCTGCCTTCGGGTGCCCAGTTCCGTACGGCGGGGGCGTACTCGGCTGGCTTGTCCCCGACCTTGACGCCCGGACTGACCAGCCAGCTCTGATAGTCCGGAGTGAACATTTGGTAGACCGACGGAGGCGGCACGGAACTGGCCTCGTCGAGCTCGGCGCGCAGCTCGGCCGGCAGTTCGAAGTCGAGGGCCACCATGTTGGCGTCGAGCTGGTCCGCGCTGCTCGCCCCGACGATCGCCGAGGCGACACCGGGCTGGGTGGCGACCCAGTTGAGCGCGACCTGGGCCATCGTCACGCCGAGCTTGTCGGCGACGCTCTCGACCGCCGCCAGCAGCCGCCAGTCCCGCTCCGTCCACGAGCGCCCAGGGGAGCCCGCGCCGCTGAGCCGGCCGTCTCCGGCCAAGCCCTGGTCGGCACTCCGGTACTTGCCGGTGAGGAAGCCACCGCCGAGCGGGCTCCATGCGGTGATGCCGAGCCCCAGGCTCTGCCCCATGGCGACGTGCTCCAGTTCGATCGTCCGGTCGATGAGGGAGTAGGGCAGTTGCAGGCTGACCACCGGTACGAGGGAGTGGGCCTCGGCAAGGGTCTGGGCCCGCGCCGCGTACCAGCTGGGCACGTCGGACAGGCCCGCGTAGCGGATCTTTCCGGCCCTGGTGAGGTCGTCGAAGGTCCGCATGACCTCCTCGACGGGGGTGATCCGGTCCCAGGTGTGCAGCAGGAACAGGTCGATGTAGTCGGTGCGCAGGCGGCGCAGTGACGCCTCGACCGCTCTGATCATGTGCTTGCGGCCGTTGCCCCCCGCGTTCGGATCTCCGGGGGCGACGCTGTTGGTGAACTTGGTAGTGAGCACCACCCTGTCGCGCACCTTGGCTTCCGCGATGAGGTTGCCGAGGATGGCCTCGCTCTCGCCGGCGGTGTAGAAATCCGCGGTGTCGATGAGGTTCCCGCCCGCTTCGAGATAGCGACGGAAGATCGGGCGGGCCTCCTCCTCGGTCTTGCCGTACGCGGCGTGGAAACCGCCGGTGCCGAAATTCATCGTGCCCAGTGCCAGCCGGCTGACGCGCAGTCCGGAACGTCCGAGCAGGTAGTAGTGGTCCAGGGACATGAGGGTGTCACTCCGTTCGCAAGCAGATTCGAGGAGGTTGGGACGAACACTCGTCAGCTTGCGCATCTGAAAATGGACTGTCAAGTCCAAAAATGCCCACTAGTCACCACCTTGACGGGTGACGGATTATGCTGCCATCAACCTCGAGCTCGGCGGCGTGGACGAGCAACCGGACGGCGGGCGGGGCGACACGTCGCGTCTGCCGCTCCCGGAGGGTGAGCTCTCCGTCAAGGCGACGCGAGCTTGCTGGCGCGCAGGTGGGCGATGCCCATGTCCAGGGCGGCTTCCAGATGGTCGGTCTGGCCGGTGGACATCTGGATCAGTACGCCGCCCTGGATGCCGGCGAGCAGGGCGGCCGCCGCGCGGTCGGGGTCCAGGCCCGGGTCGATCTCACCGGCGTCCTGCATGTGCCGCACGCCGGTGGCGATCTCGGCCTGCCAGCGGTGCATCAGCTCGGTGACCACGGCCTGGGCGCCGGGCGTGCGGCTGCCCAGCTGTGACGTGACGGAGTTGAGCGGGCACAGGCGGCCCTGCCGCCGGTAGCGGTCGACGACCTTGTCGCGCCACGACTGCCAGGCGGGCCAGGAGGTGAGGTCGCCGAGCTGGGGCCGCTGGTCCTCCAGCACCCGGTCGGCCTCGAAGCGGGCCACGGCCAGCAGCAGCTCCTCCCGTCCGGTGGGGAAGTAGTGGAAGAGCTGGCTCTTGCTCGTCGCCGTCCTGGCCAGCACGTCGTCGAGCGTCATGTCGGCCACGCCGTGCTCGCGGATGTGCGCCGCCGCGCCCTCGAGAATGCGCTGCCGCGTCGCGGCCCCCTTGCGGGTCAGAGTGCGCATGACCGCCCTCCAGACTGGACTTGCCAGTCCATCGTAGCTGGAGTGCACATCAAGCGGGGCGCACATCGGCGAGCGGCGAACAGAAGCAGCCGCCCCCTGACTGAAAAAGGTCACGCCAGCAGGTCCGCCAGCCGGTCGATCTGCTCGATGTCGTCGGACCAGCAGCTGAGCATCACCTCGTGCGCTCCGAGGTCCCGATAGGCGGCGACGGTTTCCCGGATCTCCTTGGCGGTCGTCGCCATCGCCTGCAGGGACTGCGCGGCGAGCTCCGGTGCGAACGCGTAATAGCGCAGCAGTGACGCCCGCGCCTCCGCCACGGTGGACTCAGGCCCCAGCGCGACGTTGATCTGGGCGACGAGCAGCGGCTCACCCGGCCGGCCCGCGTCCTTCCACTGCCGTCTGACGAACTCGAACAACGCCCCCGCATATCCCGGCGGAGCCGGGCATATGTAACCGGCGCCCCAGCGAGCGACCCGGGCCAGCGCCGGCGGCGCGAAGCCGCCGAAGAGGAGCTCGGGACCGCCCGCCTTCACCGGGGACGGACCGACTGGTCCGAGGCTCGGGGCGACCGGTTCGCCGGCCCAGACCTGGCGCATGGTCGCCAGCTGCTCGTCCATCCGCCGCCCCCGGGAGGCATGATCGGCGCCCACGGCCTGGAAGTCGTCCTCCCGCGCGCCGACCCCGAGACCCAGGGTGAATCGGCCACCGGACAACCTGTCGAGTGTCGCGCTCTGCTTGGCCAGCAGCACCGGATCGCGCAGGGGCGCGAGCACCACCTCCGACTGCACCCGGATCCGCTCGGTCACCGCCGTCATCGCGCCCAGCATGACCATGGTCTCGGGATTGTCGTACACGATCCGGTCCGGCACACCGACCCTGCCGTACGGACCGGCGTCCGCGCGCCGCGCCCACGCGACCAACGCGGCAGGATCGACGAAGGGCACCGCGAGTCCGAGTGTCACGTGCGCTCAGCCTTCCGTGTCGCCGGACAGAACCGCGAGGGCGGCGTGCGCCTGGGCACGCATCGCGGGCACGAACTGCTGCGCGGGCTTCGGCAGGCCGGACAGGACGAGCTCGACCTCCTCCGGCGTGCCGACCTGGTCGAGGAAGCCCACGACCAGGTGCGCCGCCTCGGTCGGCGAGGTCGCGACGACCGCGCCCGAGAACGCCGTCCACTCGTCCGGTGAGATGTGTTCGCGCAATGCCGGGAACAGTAGCGGCTCTTCGTGCTCGAGATGCCGGTGCACCAGGGCACAGACCGCTTCGGCTGCCTGCTGGAGCCCCGGACGGTCACCGTCCTCGCGGATCGGCACGGCCTTGAGGGCGTCGAGCGCGGCGTCGAGTTCGTCGTGTTCCTCACTCAGTGCGGCGAGCGGTGCCGCCGCCTTCGGCGCCACCGCTGCGATCATCGGCCACAGCTGGTGGTCCTCGGTCTCGTGATGGTGGCGCAGGTTCTTGACGAGGAACTCGCGCAGCTCGGCCAGGGCCGAGAGGGGGACGGAGGGCCGGAGGGCGGCCTCGAACAACAACGTCGTGGCGCGCCGGTGGAATGCGTGAATGAGGCGGGTCTCAGTGACGGCCACGGCCTCAGCGTTGGTCGACATGCCGGGGAGCGTAGAAGCAACGGGAGGAGGTTTCGTTGACGAACGGTTGGCGTCTGAGGCAGGCGTCTATCTCAAACGTATACGTCCACTTGCCCGACGGCGCCGCACGATCAGCATTGACGAGCCCCGATATACGTTCCGCACACGCTGGTGAAACGTCGTATCCGGGCGCTTCGGTAGGGTCGCGGCAGGACTCGCGCGCGGCTGGGGGAGACAGCCGAGGACACCGAGGTAGGAGTGCCGCACCATGCCGCTTTTCGGACGGGAAGCCGAGCTGAAGGCACTGGCCGAGCTAGTCGACGACCCCGGAGACCGCAGCGGCGTTCTCATTCGGGGGGAGGCCGGCATCGGGAAGTCCGCGCTCGTGGCGGAGGCCGTCTCCGCGGCGTCGGCCGCGGGCCTGCGCGTGCTGACGACGACCGGCGTGGAGGCCGAGCAGAACCTCGTTTACGCCGGGTTGCACCAACTGCTGTATCCGGTCCGGGCAGGCGTGGACGCGCTGCCGGCCCCGCAGCGTGAGGCCCTGCGCAGCGCGTTGGGCCTCGCCGAAGCGGCCGAACCCAGCGTCTACCTCGTCGGCCTGGCCACGCTGACCCTGCTGGCCGAGGCGGCCGCCGTCCGGCCGTCGCTGGTCGTCGCCGAGGACGTGCACTGGCTCGATCGCGCCAGCGCCGACGTCCTCGCCTTCGTGGCGCGCCGGATCGAGTCCGAGCCCATAGTCATGGTCGCGACGCTCCGGGAAGGCGAGCGCTCGCATGTGCAGGATGCCGGCCTGTCCCCGATGCCCGTTGACCGGCTCTCCGACGAGGTCGCCGCCGAGCTCCTGGACTCGATCGCCCCCGGCCTCACCCCAGCGGTCCGGGTGCGGCTGCTGGAGGAGGCCGCCGGGAACCCGTTGGCGCTGACCGAGCTGTCGGCGGCCATGGGACACCACGGCGGCCCAGGCCCGGTGCTGTCGCTGAGCGATCGCCTGGGCGGGCTGGGTCCGGTGCTGCCGCTGAGCGAGCGTCTTGAGCGCGCGTTCACGTCCCGGGTAGCGGCCCTGCCGACTCCGGCCCGCACCGCCCTGCTGGTCGCGGCGCTCAACCAGAGCGATTCGGTCTCCGAAACGCTCGCGGCCACGGGCCTGATCCTGGGAACGACGGCCGAGCCGGAGATCCTCGCACCTGCCGCCGAGGTCCGGTTGATCGAGCTCGCCATCGACACGGTGACGTTCCGTCATCCCCTGATGCGGTCGGCCATCGCGGCGGCTTCGACGCTCGCCGAGCGCCGACAGGCCCACCTGGCTCTCGCAGAGACGCTGCACGAACAACCGGACCGGCGGGCCTGGCAT
This window of the Nonomuraea africana genome carries:
- a CDS encoding TetR/AcrR family transcriptional regulator — protein: MRTLTRKGAATRQRILEGAAAHIREHGVADMTLDDVLARTATSKSQLFHYFPTGREELLLAVARFEADRVLEDQRPQLGDLTSWPAWQSWRDKVVDRYRRQGRLCPLNSVTSQLGSRTPGAQAVVTELMHRWQAEIATGVRHMQDAGEIDPGLDPDRAAAALLAGIQGGVLIQMSTGQTDHLEAALDMGIAHLRASKLASP
- a CDS encoding hemerythrin domain-containing protein: MSTNAEAVAVTETRLIHAFHRRATTLLFEAALRPSVPLSALAELREFLVKNLRHHHETEDHQLWPMIAAVAPKAAAPLAALSEEHDELDAALDALKAVPIREDGDRPGLQQAAEAVCALVHRHLEHEEPLLFPALREHISPDEWTAFSGAVVATSPTEAAHLVVGFLDQVGTPEEVELVLSGLPKPAQQFVPAMRAQAHAALAVLSGDTEG
- a CDS encoding LLM class flavin-dependent oxidoreductase; protein product: MTLGLAVPFVDPAALVAWARRADAGPYGRVGVPDRIVYDNPETMVMLGAMTAVTERIRVQSEVVLAPLRDPVLLAKQSATLDRLSGGRFTLGLGVGAREDDFQAVGADHASRGRRMDEQLATMRQVWAGEPVAPSLGPVGPSPVKAGGPELLFGGFAPPALARVARWGAGYICPAPPGYAGALFEFVRRQWKDAGRPGEPLLVAQINVALGPESTVAEARASLLRYYAFAPELAAQSLQAMATTAKEIRETVAAYRDLGAHEVMLSCWSDDIEQIDRLADLLA
- a CDS encoding aldo/keto reductase encodes the protein MSLDHYYLLGRSGLRVSRLALGTMNFGTGGFHAAYGKTEEEARPIFRRYLEAGGNLIDTADFYTAGESEAILGNLIAEAKVRDRVVLTTKFTNSVAPGDPNAGGNGRKHMIRAVEASLRRLRTDYIDLFLLHTWDRITPVEEVMRTFDDLTRAGKIRYAGLSDVPSWYAARAQTLAEAHSLVPVVSLQLPYSLIDRTIELEHVAMGQSLGLGITAWSPLGGGFLTGKYRSADQGLAGDGRLSGAGSPGRSWTERDWRLLAAVESVADKLGVTMAQVALNWVATQPGVASAIVGASSADQLDANMVALDFELPAELRAELDEASSVPPPSVYQMFTPDYQSWLVSPGVKVGDKPAEYAPAVRNWAPEGSG